In Aequorivita sp. H23M31, a single window of DNA contains:
- a CDS encoding Lrp/AsnC family transcriptional regulator, with protein sequence MIIDLLNWKILNCLQKNARQPNTEIGRQVGISSPAVSERIKKMEDTGVITGYFTQVSPFEVGYQFKAIITLRAFMGKLKPFLEVVKTYDEVLNCYRITGNENIVMEVVLKNQKHLEAFIDQLIIYGETKTQIVLSHVVRNNDLKPLK encoded by the coding sequence ATGATTATAGACCTTTTAAACTGGAAAATCCTTAATTGTCTTCAGAAAAATGCCCGCCAGCCCAATACGGAAATTGGAAGACAGGTAGGTATAAGCTCGCCGGCGGTTTCAGAAAGGATTAAAAAGATGGAGGATACTGGTGTAATAACGGGGTACTTTACCCAAGTTTCTCCTTTTGAGGTTGGATATCAATTTAAGGCCATTATAACCCTTAGGGCTTTTATGGGAAAACTGAAACCTTTTCTGGAGGTCGTAAAAACTTATGATGAAGTACTCAATTGTTACCGCATAACAGGGAATGAAAATATTGTTATGGAGGTGGTCCTCAAAAACCAGAAACACCTAGAGGCTTTTATTGATCAATTAATTATTTATGGTGAAACCAAAACGCAGATCGTATTATCGCACGTGGTTAGAAACAATGATCTAAAACCCTTGAAATAA
- a CDS encoding methylmalonyl-CoA mutase family protein, with protein sequence MKSIKPYVPTNNVRIVTAASLFDGHDAAINIMRRIIQSTGVEVIHLGHDRSVEEVVNTAIQEDANAIAMTSYQGGHNEYFKYMYDLLQERGAGHIKIFGGGGGVILPSEIKELMDYGITRIYSPDDGREMGLQGMINDLVQQADFPIGDKLNGEYKKLENRNIGAISRIISAAENFPEVAEETLNKIHHKNKTSTIPVLGITGTGGAGKSSLVDELVRRFLVDFPEKRIGIVSVDPSKRKTGGALLGDRIRMNAINSPRVYMRSLATRQSNLALSKYVTEAIEVLKAANYDLIIIETSGIGQSDTEILEHSDVSLYVMTPEFGAATQLEKIDMLDFADLVAINKFDKRGSLDALRDVKKQYVRNHLLWDTPQDELPVFGTIASQFNDPGMNRLYRAIMDTISEKTNSDLKSDYHISEEMSEKVYVIPPARTRYLSEIAENNRAYDNRASEQSEVAQKLYGIFKTLESISGSTPKLDKSGIISESITSRDDNSDLIKLLLAEFDREKLNLNPYNWEVITEWDEKVNKYKAPVYSFKVRGRELNIDTHTESLSHTQIPKVALPKYQAWGDILKWILQENVPGEFPYTAGLYPFKRTGEDPARMFAGEGGPERTNRRFHYVSSGLPAKRLSTAFDSVTLYGNDPDLRPDIYGKIGNAGVSICCLDDAKKLYSGFDLSHPMTSVSMTINGPAPMLLGFFMNAAIDQNCEKYIKENGMEDEVEKKIKNLYGEKGIDRPKYHGELPENNNGLGLMLLGVTGDQVLDTEVYNKIKYETLQQVRGTVQADILKEDQAQNTCIFSTEFALRLMGDVQEYFIEKKVRNFYSVSISGYHIAEAGANPITQLAFTLSNGFTYVEYYLSRGMDINEFGPNLSFFFSNGIDPEYAVIGRVARKIWAKAMKEKYGANPRAQMLKYHIQTSGRSLHAQEIDFNDIRTTLQALYAIYDNCNSLHTNAYDEAITTPTEESVRRAMAIQLIINKELGLAKNENPIQGAFIIEELTDLVEEAVLKEFDSITERGGVLGAMETMYQRSKIQEESLYYETLKHNGEFPIIGVNTFLSRKGSPTVLPAEVIRATEEEKQVQIETLQNLHKMYGDKAKPALERVQRAAIHNENMFEHLMEATKVCSLGQITDSLFEVGGQYRRNM encoded by the coding sequence ATGAAATCCATAAAACCTTATGTTCCCACGAACAATGTTCGAATTGTAACTGCCGCCTCTCTTTTTGATGGTCATGATGCCGCTATCAATATTATGCGTCGTATTATTCAATCTACGGGTGTGGAAGTAATTCATTTAGGTCATGACCGAAGTGTAGAAGAGGTGGTCAATACGGCAATTCAGGAAGATGCCAATGCTATCGCAATGACTTCTTATCAAGGAGGACATAATGAGTATTTTAAATATATGTACGATCTTTTGCAAGAGCGTGGAGCGGGGCATATAAAGATTTTTGGCGGCGGTGGTGGCGTAATCCTACCTTCCGAAATTAAAGAGCTTATGGATTATGGAATAACCCGAATTTATTCTCCGGATGACGGAAGAGAGATGGGACTGCAGGGAATGATAAACGATTTGGTCCAACAAGCGGATTTTCCTATTGGAGATAAGTTGAATGGAGAATACAAAAAATTGGAGAACAGAAATATTGGAGCCATTTCGAGGATTATCTCGGCTGCGGAGAATTTTCCGGAAGTAGCGGAAGAAACCCTAAATAAAATCCATCATAAAAATAAAACGAGCACCATTCCAGTTTTGGGAATTACGGGAACAGGTGGAGCTGGTAAATCTTCCCTCGTCGATGAACTTGTTAGACGGTTTTTGGTGGATTTTCCAGAAAAACGAATCGGTATAGTTTCGGTCGATCCTTCAAAAAGAAAAACGGGCGGGGCGCTATTGGGAGATCGAATCCGTATGAATGCTATCAATTCGCCAAGAGTATATATGCGAAGTCTAGCCACCAGACAGAGCAATTTGGCTCTATCGAAATATGTAACCGAGGCCATTGAGGTTCTTAAAGCCGCAAATTACGATCTTATTATTATTGAAACTTCTGGAATTGGTCAAAGTGATACCGAAATTTTAGAACATAGCGATGTTTCATTATATGTAATGACTCCCGAATTTGGAGCTGCCACCCAGCTTGAAAAAATCGATATGCTCGATTTTGCTGATCTGGTAGCAATCAACAAATTCGACAAAAGAGGGTCACTGGATGCCTTGCGCGATGTTAAAAAACAATATGTGCGCAATCACTTACTTTGGGATACGCCTCAGGATGAGCTTCCTGTTTTTGGAACAATTGCATCCCAATTTAACGATCCGGGAATGAACAGATTGTACCGCGCAATTATGGATACCATTTCCGAAAAGACAAATTCAGATTTAAAGAGCGATTATCATATTTCTGAAGAAATGTCGGAAAAGGTTTATGTTATTCCACCGGCGCGAACTCGGTATTTATCTGAAATAGCCGAAAACAATCGCGCTTACGATAATAGAGCGAGCGAGCAATCTGAAGTCGCCCAGAAGTTGTATGGAATTTTTAAAACTTTGGAATCCATCTCTGGAAGCACTCCAAAATTGGATAAAAGTGGAATCATTTCTGAATCAATAACAAGCAGAGATGACAATTCCGATCTCATAAAACTTCTTCTTGCGGAATTTGATCGTGAAAAGTTGAATTTGAACCCTTACAATTGGGAGGTAATTACTGAATGGGACGAAAAAGTAAACAAATATAAGGCTCCTGTTTATAGCTTTAAGGTTCGAGGAAGAGAACTTAATATCGATACCCATACAGAATCTTTATCCCATACCCAAATACCAAAAGTTGCCTTGCCTAAATATCAGGCGTGGGGCGATATCCTAAAATGGATCTTACAGGAAAATGTTCCAGGTGAATTTCCATACACCGCTGGTCTCTATCCCTTTAAAAGAACAGGAGAGGATCCTGCGCGTATGTTTGCGGGTGAAGGAGGGCCGGAAAGAACCAACAGAAGATTCCATTATGTGAGTAGTGGACTGCCCGCCAAAAGACTTTCTACGGCTTTTGATAGTGTAACTCTATACGGAAATGATCCAGACCTTAGACCCGATATTTATGGAAAGATTGGAAATGCGGGTGTTTCCATTTGCTGTTTGGATGATGCCAAAAAACTGTACTCCGGATTCGATCTTAGTCATCCAATGACTTCGGTAAGTATGACAATAAATGGGCCAGCTCCCATGTTACTTGGTTTCTTTATGAATGCGGCCATTGATCAAAATTGTGAGAAGTACATCAAGGAAAATGGAATGGAAGATGAAGTGGAGAAAAAAATTAAAAATCTATATGGGGAAAAGGGCATCGATCGTCCAAAATACCACGGTGAACTCCCAGAAAACAATAATGGTTTAGGTCTCATGCTGTTGGGAGTAACTGGAGATCAGGTCTTGGATACCGAAGTTTATAATAAAATAAAATACGAAACCCTTCAGCAAGTGCGAGGGACGGTTCAGGCGGACATTTTAAAAGAAGACCAAGCGCAGAATACTTGTATTTTTTCCACAGAATTTGCGTTAAGACTGATGGGCGATGTGCAGGAATATTTTATTGAGAAAAAGGTACGGAATTTCTATTCCGTTTCAATTAGCGGCTATCATATTGCAGAGGCAGGAGCAAACCCGATTACGCAATTGGCTTTTACTCTGTCCAATGGGTTTACTTATGTTGAGTATTATTTGAGCCGTGGGATGGATATTAATGAGTTTGGCCCCAATCTCTCCTTTTTCTTCAGTAATGGGATAGATCCAGAATATGCTGTGATTGGTAGAGTTGCCCGTAAAATCTGGGCGAAAGCTATGAAAGAGAAATACGGCGCAAACCCAAGAGCCCAAATGTTGAAGTACCATATACAGACTTCTGGAAGATCATTGCACGCACAAGAAATCGATTTTAATGATATCCGTACTACATTGCAAGCTTTATATGCCATCTATGATAACTGTAACTCCCTTCACACAAATGCCTATGATGAGGCAATAACAACTCCTACCGAGGAAAGTGTGAGACGTGCGATGGCAATCCAGTTGATTATCAATAAGGAATTAGGGCTTGCAAAAAACGAAAACCCCATTCAAGGAGCTTTCATTATTGAGGAGCTTACAGATCTTGTAGAGGAAGCGGTTTTGAAAGAGTTTGATAGCATAACCGAACGTGGTGGGGTATTGGGTGCCATGGAAACCATGTATCAGCGAAGCAAGATCCAGGAAGAAAGTCTTTATTATGAAACTTTAAAGCATAATGGTGAATTTCCAATTATTGGCGTTAACACTTTCCTTAGCCGCAAAGGTTCACCTACGGTACTTCCAGCAGAAGTAATCCGAGCTACGGAAGAGGAGAAACAAGTTCAGATTGAAACCCTGCAGAATCTTCATAAAATGTATGGGGATAAAGCCAAGCCTGCACTAGAAAGAGTACAAAGGGCTGCCATCCATAATGAAAACATGTTTGAGCACCTTATGGAGGCTACGAAAGTTTGTTCACTAGGGCAGATTACAGATTCCTTATTTGAGGTAGGAGGGCAGTATAGAAGAAATATGTAG
- a CDS encoding T9SS type A sorting domain-containing protein, protein MKKIYLLALTLGAFTFTQAQVEYQDNFDSYNEGPISTQNPNWRTWSGTPAPGEDAFVQSEYSRSPDNSLWIDDSGIMDPIFLIPSAPTSGMYTVQWYSYIPAGKSGYFNMQAKLTAPGQDWNQNLMGGNVYFNCFDDATGNGGDMNGQGGVAGTIDCSAFEAVFFYPEDEWFKVTCLYDLDAETWAMYINDTLQFQGYPFEFGAYNFEELAGLDFYSASSNNEMYIDDFTAGVGVLSTENFVPEVFSVYPNPVKDILNISSKVAVDQVVVYDILGKVVLQANPGKISPAIDMSSLSSGTYMVKVKIGNNSKIVKIVK, encoded by the coding sequence ATGAAAAAAATTTACCTTTTAGCACTGACTCTTGGTGCATTTACCTTTACTCAAGCGCAAGTGGAGTATCAAGATAACTTTGACTCCTACAATGAAGGTCCTATTTCAACACAAAATCCTAATTGGAGAACTTGGTCAGGAACCCCGGCTCCTGGTGAGGACGCCTTTGTACAGTCTGAATATTCCCGCTCTCCCGATAATTCTCTATGGATTGATGACTCAGGAATTATGGATCCAATCTTTTTAATTCCATCCGCGCCTACTAGTGGAATGTATACTGTTCAATGGTATTCTTATATTCCTGCTGGAAAATCGGGATATTTTAACATGCAGGCAAAATTAACTGCCCCTGGACAAGATTGGAATCAAAATTTAATGGGTGGAAACGTATATTTTAACTGTTTTGATGATGCTACCGGTAATGGTGGTGACATGAACGGACAAGGTGGAGTAGCTGGTACTATTGACTGTTCTGCTTTTGAAGCTGTTTTCTTCTACCCAGAAGATGAGTGGTTTAAAGTTACCTGTCTTTATGACCTTGATGCAGAAACTTGGGCAATGTATATAAACGACACCCTACAATTTCAAGGCTATCCATTCGAATTTGGCGCATATAATTTTGAAGAACTTGCAGGACTTGATTTTTATTCAGCTAGCTCCAATAACGAAATGTATATTGATGATTTTACAGCGGGAGTTGGAGTTTTGAGCACTGAAAACTTCGTACCTGAAGTATTCTCTGTATATCCAAACCCTGTAAAAGATATCTTGAACATAAGCTCTAAAGTAGCCGTTGATCAAGTAGTGGTTTATGATATCTTAGGAAAAGTTGTTTTACAGGCAAATCCTGGAAAAATTTCTCCAGCTATCGATATGTCCTCTTTATCTTCAGGAACTTATATGGTAAAAGTAAAAATTGGAAACAATTCGAAAATCGTGAAAATCGTAAAGTAG
- a CDS encoding DUF4197 domain-containing protein — MLYKKIFLFFSILTLVSCAELQQVVNNMPAQIDPATIASGLRQALDFGIDKQVSKLAKKDGFYKNQMVKILLPQELQKVDQTLRDIGLGSLADEGLKVLNSAAEDAVKEATPIFVKAVKDITFNDAKTILMGPDNAATRYLEQRTDKSLYEKFNPVIKHSFSKVGADQIWSNIINRYNAVPFVTKVNPDLTDYVTQEALKGVYTMIAVEEKDIRNNINARSTALLKKVFALQD; from the coding sequence ATGCTCTATAAAAAGATTTTTCTTTTCTTTTCAATTCTAACCTTGGTCTCTTGTGCAGAATTACAACAAGTAGTCAATAATATGCCCGCTCAAATAGATCCAGCTACAATCGCAAGCGGACTTCGGCAAGCGTTAGATTTCGGAATTGATAAACAGGTATCCAAACTGGCCAAAAAAGATGGTTTCTATAAAAACCAGATGGTCAAGATCCTATTGCCACAAGAATTACAAAAAGTAGATCAGACCCTTCGGGATATCGGACTTGGTAGTTTGGCAGATGAAGGGTTAAAAGTACTGAACAGCGCTGCCGAAGATGCCGTAAAGGAGGCAACTCCCATTTTCGTAAAAGCCGTAAAGGACATAACATTCAATGATGCCAAAACCATTTTAATGGGACCAGACAACGCTGCAACTCGATATCTGGAACAACGGACAGACAAATCACTTTACGAAAAATTCAATCCTGTGATCAAGCATTCCTTTTCTAAAGTGGGAGCCGATCAAATTTGGAGCAATATTATAAACAGATACAACGCCGTTCCATTCGTTACAAAGGTAAATCCAGATCTTACCGATTATGTTACCCAGGAAGCTTTAAAGGGAGTGTATACAATGATTGCGGTAGAAGAAAAAGATATCCGCAACAACATCAACGCACGATCTACTGCCCTACTGAAAAAGGTTTTTGCCCTTCAAGATTAA
- a CDS encoding Lacal_2735 family protein, with translation MLGWFKKKSKLETLKAHYRDLMKKSYEASPNNPEKSERAHRQADKIFEEIKYLSLNNGE, from the coding sequence ATGTTAGGCTGGTTTAAAAAAAAATCGAAGCTTGAGACATTGAAGGCCCATTACCGGGATTTAATGAAAAAATCCTACGAAGCTTCACCAAATAATCCTGAGAAAAGTGAAAGAGCACATCGTCAGGCGGATAAAATTTTTGAAGAGATTAAATACTTGTCCCTAAACAATGGAGAATAA
- the pyrF gene encoding orotidine-5'-phosphate decarboxylase — protein MTTDQLVFEIKRKKSFLCIGLDVDLDKIPSFLLEEEDPIFSFNKGIIDATHQYAVAYKPNIAFYEAYGLKGWKSLERTIEYLNQNYPSIFTIADAKRGDIGNTASMYAKAFLETLNFDSITIAPYMGRDSVEPFLDFPNKHAILLALTSNEGAYDFQTKKMNGKFLYQEVLETSKSWKNSEQLMYVVGATKAEYFKEIRKIVPKAFLLVPGIGAQGGNLQDVCKYGLSPDVGLLVNSSRGIIYASKASDFAEAAGKEASRLQKEMEAILEEWL, from the coding sequence ATGACTACTGACCAATTAGTTTTTGAAATAAAAAGAAAAAAATCCTTTCTCTGCATCGGCCTTGATGTGGATCTCGATAAAATTCCGTCTTTTCTTTTAGAAGAAGAAGATCCTATTTTTTCGTTTAATAAAGGGATTATCGATGCCACGCATCAGTATGCCGTTGCTTACAAGCCGAATATTGCTTTTTATGAAGCTTATGGTTTAAAGGGCTGGAAATCTCTGGAGCGGACCATTGAATATTTGAACCAAAATTATCCTTCAATTTTTACCATAGCCGATGCCAAAAGAGGGGATATAGGCAACACTGCCAGTATGTATGCCAAAGCATTTTTGGAGACTTTAAACTTTGATTCAATTACCATTGCACCATATATGGGACGCGATTCCGTAGAGCCTTTTTTAGATTTTCCCAATAAGCATGCTATTTTACTGGCATTGACTTCCAACGAGGGTGCTTACGACTTTCAGACAAAAAAAATGAATGGTAAATTTCTATATCAAGAGGTTTTGGAAACTTCTAAATCTTGGAAAAATAGTGAGCAATTGATGTATGTGGTAGGGGCAACCAAAGCGGAATATTTTAAGGAGATCCGAAAAATTGTTCCCAAAGCTTTTCTGCTTGTTCCAGGAATAGGAGCACAAGGTGGAAACCTCCAGGATGTTTGTAAATATGGACTTTCTCCTGATGTTGGCTTATTGGTAAATTCTTCCAGAGGAATTATTTATGCATCAAAAGCATCGGACTTTGCAGAGGCAGCGGGCAAGGAAGCTTCACGTTTGCAAAAGGAAATGGAAGCGATTTTGGAGGAATGGTTATAG